The following coding sequences are from one Rhipicephalus microplus isolate Deutch F79 chromosome 3, USDA_Rmic, whole genome shotgun sequence window:
- the LOC142803310 gene encoding uncharacterized protein LOC142803310, with protein sequence MRSLNLDLLNETRLTKVEPVEIMVRGSLDLGIHVVLSIEFGEKDFLNKKRVIQLSYSKEQLYLHESRKKRALEDYIKAMTMYGATPPVDKQLASKIKAYNDHLDATYGTLPKLEQVYMTIFNLGRETSPYISPGEWHTFFSRYTNDIYGGPDQIFVVLHVLTLLVKLFKNESMGEKGLQYLVAWNVYRQLVEFTDPYMFLRGKLASDACYNHVRKVMNLAVITPFFQSEILGYMVGAIKKMVSTIRSTYQKAFESSTWIGRSIREAAIRKLNNITSYVGSFGNRLDSKYVEEVYSEYILQCVLLYSTSMSAFRDLPASLRPR encoded by the exons ATGAGGTCACTCAACTTGGATCTATTGAACGAGACGAGATTGACGAAAGTCGAACCGGTTGAGATAATGGTGCGCGGCTCTCTCGACCTCGGAATTCATGTTGTGCTTTCTATTGAATTCGGCGAAAAAGACTTTCTGAACAAGAAGAGGGTTATTCAA CTTTCCTACAGTAAAGAACAATTATACTTGCATGAATCACGAAAAAAGCGTGCATTGGAAGACTACATCAAAGCTATGACAATGTATGGCGCGACGCCTCCTGTGGACAAGCAACTCGCCTCTAAGATAAAAGCATACAATGACCACT TAGACGCTACCTACGGTACCCTGCCTAAACTTGAACAAGTTTACATGACTATTTTCAACCTTGGCCGAGAGACTAGTCCATACATTTCACCAG GTGAATGGCACACCTTTTTTTCTAGGTACACCAATGACATATATGGAGGACCAGACCAAATTTTTGTTGTGCTGCACGTACTCACACTGCTCGTGAAACTCTTCAAGAACGAGTCGATGGGCGAAAAGGGCCTACAATACTTAGTAGCCTGGAACGTCTACAGGCAGTTGGTCGAGTTTACTGACCCATACATGTTTCTTCGGGGCAAGCTTGCAAGCGACGCTTGTTATAATCACGTCAGAAAAGTCATGAATTTGGCGGTTATCACCCCCTTTTTTCAGTCTG AGATTTTAGGATACATGGTAGGAGCAATCAAGAAGATGGTGTCAACAATACGCAGCACCTACCAGAAAGCTTTTGAATCTTCAACGTGGATTGGACGCAGCATTCGAGAGGCTGCTATACGAAAGTTGAATAACATTACGTCCTATGTAGGAAGTTTCGGCAATCGACTAGACTCGAAGTACGTCGAAGAAGTGTACAGTGAGTATATATTACAATGCGTACTCCTCTATAGTACGTCAATGTCAGCGTTCCGGGATTTGCCAGCTTCATTGCGACCGAGATAG